The genomic window CAGAAAAACGATGATACAGTTAGTGATGGGACCTCAAAAAAATAAAAGATGAAAAAAATGAATTATAAAATACTGATTTCACAAGCGTTATTAGCCCTGATGGGTGTTATGGGCTTTGCCTGTAAAAAAAATGTGGATGAAGAAACGGCTAAGGTCGAAGGTACTTTGGTTAAACCTAAGTACAACAGGAGTGCTGTATTTCGCAACCCGCTTAACGGTTGGGTAATGTACGGCTCGGGTTCGGGTAACGAATCTTATTGGGATACCGAATATTATGTCCCCGATTTAGGAAAAAGAGTAAAGGCGATAGATTATGCTTCTGCCTGTTATATCCGAACCAGCTGGGCAACGTTCAACCCGTCTAATGGCGTTTATGCATGGCGAAATCCAGGTTCAGCACTTTATAAAATGATTAAAGGTGCAGAAAGCAGGGGCTTGCCAATTGCTTTCAGGATCGTTGTGGATGGCCGCGACCAGGGTTTAAATACCCCGCAGTTTGTATTCGATGCCGGAGCGAAGTATTACCTGGAAGATAGTAAATTTCCCAGCCGCCGTACGCCTTATCCTCAGGATCCGGTTTTCCAGCAATATTATGCCAAATTTATTGAAGAACTGGCCAAGGATTTCAACGACCCTGTTCGCACTTCTTTTATCGATGCCTATGGCTTGGGTAAATGGGGCGAGGCACACAATGTAATCTATGAAGATCCCAATACCTCAACAGGCGCAAATACCGAAGCGCTTAAGGAACAGGTTTTTGACTGGGTAACCAACCTTTATACTAAGAATTTCGATAAAGTGCCGATGGTAATCAACTATCACCGCTTAATCGGTCACCCGGCAAGTTGGGGCGCAGCCAATGCAAACAGCGATAAACTTTTAGTGAAATCGATTAACAAAGGTTACATTTTAAGACAGGATGCTTTCGGCATGAGCGATTACTACCAAAGCTGGGAAAAAAACTTTGCCAAAACATGGAGTTTTAAATGTCCGGTTATTATGGAAGGCGGCTGGATTACGACAGGCACTCACCGCTACTGGACCGATCCGAATGGTAAATACAGGGAAGATCATCCTGAAGATGTGCGCCAGGGCGAATTTGATGCCTCGGCAGACGCAGCAGTGAACATGATGGATTTCCGTGTTGGAGAACTTGAAAGCTGGTTTACTAAAGCATTTAACTTAACACAGCGTTTTGTTTCTGAAGGTGGCTACCGTTTATATCCGGATCAGGTGTACCTGCCAGAGAAATTGGTCAGTGGAAGCGAAACCACCATTACACACCGTTGGAGAAACATGGGTTGGGGTTACTTTCCAAACAATATTAAGCAATGGAACTTTAAATATAAAGTGGCTTTTGCACTCCTTGATGGTAATAATAACGTGAAGAAAGTTTTTGTTGATAGCAAAGCCGAACCATCAACCTGGTTAAAAAATAACCCTGCTACATACGAATTTAAGCTAAACGCAGGTGTACCCGCAGGAACTTATACCTGGGCGGTAGCGATTGTTGATACCACAAAAGAAAATCAACCGGGGATAAAAATTGCCGTAAATGGCGATTTAACTTCCACAGGGTGGCTCAGGCTGATGGATGTAGCCGTTCAATAAGAAGGTCTTTTCGAAGTGCTTGTTTGTTTTAGGGTAAACGAGTGCTTCGATCTTAGAAATGATTGAACACCATCATTTAATGATTTCCCTTCCAGGCGTGTAACATCGTCAATATAATAGAGAATAGAAATCGAAATAAATTTATAGATAAAAATTTTAGTGGTAATTTCAAAATCCAATACTTTACCTGCTTCTGCTTTAACCTTATGGATATCCGGAAAATCATTTGTTTGCTGTTTTGTTTCAGTGCATTTCTACTAAAGAGTGCATTTGCGATTGATATTTCCAGGTATCGTTTTCACGTGATGCCCGAAACATTCTATTATGGAGGCATTCAGAGCATCACTAAGGACAGCCTGGGGCGAATCTGGTATACCGGCCCTGATGCTGTTTTTATGTATGATGGGAACAGCTTTTATCAGTTAAACGAACTGGCCTCATTAAGTAACCCTAAGGTAAAGTGGGCTTATGGCTCGCTTGTAACCGATAAAAAGGGCGGATTGTTTTTGGCAACCAACCATGGTTTGTTAAGATTTAATTACGAACGGTTTAATTTTGATTTAATTCTTCCGGGGAAAATCCGCTCAATCTGTCTGCATGACGATGGGAATGTTTACATGCTTTCGGGCGATAGCCTGCTAAAGTACAACCAACAAAACAGGGCGGTAACAAAAATTAAACTGCCTACCAGCAAATATTTCAATAGCGTAATTAGCCTGAAAGGTAATATTTACCTCTCGCAGGAAAATTTGTTGTATAGGTTTGATACCAAAGCATCGCGCTTTAACATTTTTGCCGATTTAGGCAAAACTTCCCATCTAGTTAATGATGCAGTGGCCTATCATGGCGATTACTATTTCCTTACACAATACGGTGGTATATTCATTACCGATGCGAAGGGAGCCATTAAGAAAAATATTCCAATAATGGCCGGAGGGCCCCAGGCAACGATGGCTAAAAAGATTTTTATCGATCAGGTTGGAATGATGTGGGTGGCTACACAGTCGGGACTTTTGCTTTACGATCCACGAACTGAAACAAGCAAACTGCTCAAAATGAACCTGAATGATGCTTTTTCCCTGCCAAATAATTCGATCTGGACCATCTATGGCGATCCTGATCAGGGTGCCTGGATTGGAACATACGGTGGCAAAATTGCTTATTGTTCACTCTATGACGCTTATGTGCGCTATTTTACGCCGAGTCCAGGAGGGCTTAACCATCCAATAGTTAGCGGTTTTCAGGAAGACGACCTGGGCAATGTTTGGATTGCAACCGAGGGTGGCGGACTTAACTATTGGAACAGAAAGGAAGATACTTTCCGCCACTTCACCAAAGGCGAAGTCAACTCCATTAATTCCAATATGGTAAAGCGCTTAGAATTTGATTCTGAGCGAAAACACCTGTTTGTATCTTCTTTTAATGGTGGTATTTCTGCCTATGAAATGGCGACCGGGCGCTTTAGCAACCTGAACATACGTTCGCCAGAAAGTAAGCAGCCCTTAACCGTGTATGATTTTGTACGTGATACCGAAGGTACCTGGTGGATGACTGATCCTGATAAAATCTTCTTTCACCGGAAGAAAAACCAGCCAGCGTCAGCAACTGAAATCGTGAAACTTATTGGTTTAAATGATCAACCTCTGGATGTAGAAATTGAGGCCATTTCGCTTGATCAGCAACAGCATTTACGGGTAGTTAGCCATCAGGGATTGTACATTGCAGATCCCAAAACCTTAAAAGTGCTACGGCATTATGTCATCAAAAATGGCCCATATGCTGTGAATCACCTTTGTAGTTATTATGAAGCATCAAATGGAGATCTTTGGCTCGGCACCTCCGGAAGAGGAGTTAACATTTTAAAAAAAGATGGCCGATACCTTAATTTCAATGGTACAAATGGTTTCCCTCCAAAGATCGTTTTCGGTATTCTTGAAGATGATGCTTCTGGAAATATTTGGTTTAGCACAAATGAGGGGTTGTATTTTTTCGATCAAAAAAATCAAAAATTTGAAAAAGCCAGGTTTTATAAAGCAAATAGCTGCGGCTCTTTTTACCTAAGATCGGCCTATAAAACCAAAAACGGAGAGATGTTGTTTGGAGGAACAAATGGCTTTTTACTCTTCGATCCGCAATACCTGAACAAAAATTTACAAAAGCCAAAGGTATTTTTCACTGGCTTACTCATCAACAACCAACAGGTAAGCAATATTTCCAAAGATTCACCATTGGTGAAAGATATTTCTACTTTAAGCAATCAGGAGAACGGAAGGATTTCACTCTCCAGTAATCAGTCAAACATCGAAATCCGGTTTTCCTCAAACAGCTATCTATCGGCCGATAAAAATCAATTTTCTTATCGCATGGTCGGCCTGAGCGATAAGTGGCTCAAGATCAATACCAGCCAACATGCTGTACAGTTTTTTAATTTACCCAGTGGCGATTATACTTTTGAAATAAAGGCCTCTAATAATGATGGGCTTTGGGGCAGCGAGGTTTCTAAACTTTATTTTCATGTAAATCCACCGTTTTTCCTGTCGTGGTGGGCTTACTCCATTTATACACTAATTGTACTGGGGCTCCTGTTTTTCATTATGCGTTACTTTACCAATAAAAAGGTCTTTAAGGAACGGCTGGCTTTGGAAGCGATGAAAGAACAGAATATGCGGGATCTAAACCAGGCGAGGACAGATTTTTTCACCAATATTTCACATGATCTGAAAACACCCCTTACCCTGGTACTCGAACCCCTTAAACAGTTAAAAGAAACGGTGCAGAAAAACGACCATGCCAATGGTTATATGCAGTTAATTGAGAAAAATGTTGCCCGTATCC from Flavobacterium sp. W4I14 includes these protein-coding regions:
- a CDS encoding signal transduction histidine kinase/ligand-binding sensor domain-containing protein/DNA-binding response OmpR family regulator (product_source=COG0642/COG3292/COG0745; cath_funfam=1.10.10.60,1.10.287.130,3.30.565.10,3.40.50.2300; cog=COG0642,COG0745,COG3292; pfam=PF00072,PF00512,PF02518,PF07494,PF07495,PF12833; smart=SM00342,SM00387,SM00388,SM00448; superfamily=46689,47384,52172,55874,63829; transmembrane_helix_parts=Inside_1_6,TMhelix_7_24,Outside_25_774,TMhelix_775_797,Inside_798_1361) — its product is MDIRKIICLLFCFSAFLLKSAFAIDISRYRFHVMPETFYYGGIQSITKDSLGRIWYTGPDAVFMYDGNSFYQLNELASLSNPKVKWAYGSLVTDKKGGLFLATNHGLLRFNYERFNFDLILPGKIRSICLHDDGNVYMLSGDSLLKYNQQNRAVTKIKLPTSKYFNSVISLKGNIYLSQENLLYRFDTKASRFNIFADLGKTSHLVNDAVAYHGDYYFLTQYGGIFITDAKGAIKKNIPIMAGGPQATMAKKIFIDQVGMMWVATQSGLLLYDPRTETSKLLKMNLNDAFSLPNNSIWTIYGDPDQGAWIGTYGGKIAYCSLYDAYVRYFTPSPGGLNHPIVSGFQEDDLGNVWIATEGGGLNYWNRKEDTFRHFTKGEVNSINSNMVKRLEFDSERKHLFVSSFNGGISAYEMATGRFSNLNIRSPESKQPLTVYDFVRDTEGTWWMTDPDKIFFHRKKNQPASATEIVKLIGLNDQPLDVEIEAISLDQQQHLRVVSHQGLYIADPKTLKVLRHYVIKNGPYAVNHLCSYYEASNGDLWLGTSGRGVNILKKDGRYLNFNGTNGFPPKIVFGILEDDASGNIWFSTNEGLYFFDQKNQKFEKARFYKANSCGSFYLRSAYKTKNGEMLFGGTNGFLLFDPQYLNKNLQKPKVFFTGLLINNQQVSNISKDSPLVKDISTLSNQENGRISLSSNQSNIEIRFSSNSYLSADKNQFSYRMVGLSDKWLKINTSQHAVQFFNLPSGDYTFEIKASNNDGLWGSEVSKLYFHVNPPFFLSWWAYSIYTLIVLGLLFFIMRYFTNKKVFKERLALEAMKEQNMRDLNQARTDFFTNISHDLKTPLTLVLEPLKQLKETVQKNDHANGYMQLIEKNVARIQRTISQLLRFREIESQKVTLNPQVGDFISFVHDVFGLFELYANKKEIETNITAHEDHLYVAFDYDIIEKILTNLFSNALKYTSNKGYVGVRIYQSTAEEKLRVDVMHDHQDREYISVEVLNTSIGFSEAQIATLFTSFNRLSSYRPTFEESSGLGLAIVKELVDAIEGKIWMVNKTNKVSFTMMLPLKKEAGSGDMQSSVYDYTISEIDDILLEAEEPDHTLKNARKATSILLIDDDPNLRNYLERRLSEKYNVYMASDGMEGIIKAEKIYPQLIITDLVMPNTNGFEVCSHLRQNFKTSHIPIVMISGMGDVHQNKTKALEHGATVFIDKPFEVEYLIQQIDTILKNQQEMREMYSKRLVIDPSNVTITSMDEELLIKAMKFIEQNMANPNYSVDDFVSDMNTGRTILYQKINDIVGMSIKEFILNIRLKRSAYLLEHADLTVAEVAYQTGFNNAKYFSVCFKKQFETSPSEYKKRYSAESNTV
- a CDS encoding hypothetical protein (product_source=Hypo-rule applied; cleavage_site_network=SignalP-noTM; superfamily=51445); translation: MKKMNYKILISQALLALMGVMGFACKKNVDEETAKVEGTLVKPKYNRSAVFRNPLNGWVMYGSGSGNESYWDTEYYVPDLGKRVKAIDYASACYIRTSWATFNPSNGVYAWRNPGSALYKMIKGAESRGLPIAFRIVVDGRDQGLNTPQFVFDAGAKYYLEDSKFPSRRTPYPQDPVFQQYYAKFIEELAKDFNDPVRTSFIDAYGLGKWGEAHNVIYEDPNTSTGANTEALKEQVFDWVTNLYTKNFDKVPMVINYHRLIGHPASWGAANANSDKLLVKSINKGYILRQDAFGMSDYYQSWEKNFAKTWSFKCPVIMEGGWITTGTHRYWTDPNGKYREDHPEDVRQGEFDASADAAVNMMDFRVGELESWFTKAFNLTQRFVSEGGYRLYPDQVYLPEKLVSGSETTITHRWRNMGWGYFPNNIKQWNFKYKVAFALLDGNNNVKKVFVDSKAEPSTWLKNNPATYEFKLNAGVPAGTYTWAVAIVDTTKENQPGIKIAVNGDLTSTGWLRLMDVAVQ